Proteins from a genomic interval of Cupriavidus sp. WKF15:
- a CDS encoding flavin reductase family protein: MSANPETSTALRDDMLKAMRRMARSVAVISCRHGERRYSMSVTAVDSLSADPPSLLICINRNSSIYPPLDAGADFCINLLAADHRDIAVDCSGRLKGEERFTSGEWEDDLLGVPCLRDAQANLVCLQDGRFDYGTHAIFIGRLREVRLAGEVSPLVYVDGAYTTSAPLGAPCPA; this comes from the coding sequence ATGAGCGCCAATCCCGAAACCAGCACCGCGCTGCGCGACGACATGCTGAAGGCGATGCGCCGCATGGCGCGTTCGGTGGCGGTCATCAGCTGCCGCCATGGCGAGCGCCGCTATTCGATGTCCGTGACCGCGGTCGATTCGCTGTCAGCGGATCCGCCTTCGCTGCTGATCTGCATCAACCGGAATTCGTCGATCTATCCGCCGCTCGATGCCGGCGCGGATTTCTGCATCAACCTGCTGGCCGCCGACCACCGCGATATCGCGGTGGACTGCAGCGGCCGCCTCAAGGGCGAGGAGCGCTTCACCAGCGGCGAGTGGGAAGACGACCTGCTCGGCGTGCCGTGCCTGCGCGACGCCCAGGCCAACCTGGTGTGCCTGCAGGACGGCCGCTTCGACTACGGCACGCACGCGATCTTCATCGGACGGCTGCGCGAGGTGCGGCTGGCGGGCGAGGTGTCGCCGCTGGTCTATGTCGACGGCGCCTATACCACGTCGGCGCCGCTGGGCGCGCCGTGCCCGGCCTGA
- a CDS encoding ferredoxin--NADP reductase, which produces MAPVQYHRLQIAEVVTETEQAHSLVFALPDGLRDTFAYRPGQFLTLRVPVDGKPLQRCYSLSSTPEVDHALRVTIKRVQGGRVSNWICDHLGAGDTVEVMAPAGVFTPPTLHGDFLLLAGGSGITPVLSIAKAALRHGRGAVTLVYANRDERSIIFAETIAALARSHPGRLRVVHWLDSVQGPPTQRQLEELVRPWSLAECFVCGPAPFMDAAQAALQELGVPRGKLHVERFLSLPDVPVAIPPAQPAVMDAATPAPAMRGAALTVELDGATHQVSVTPDETVLDALQRAGVPAPNSCRAGLCGACMCQVTRGDVSLGENHVLDRADLEAGWTLACQARAASDEIHLKFPD; this is translated from the coding sequence ATGGCGCCAGTGCAATACCATCGGCTGCAGATCGCCGAAGTCGTCACGGAAACGGAGCAGGCGCATTCGCTGGTCTTTGCGCTGCCCGACGGCTTGCGCGATACCTTTGCCTACCGTCCGGGGCAGTTCCTGACGCTGCGCGTGCCCGTCGACGGCAAGCCGCTGCAGCGCTGCTATTCGCTGTCGAGCACGCCCGAGGTCGACCACGCCCTGCGCGTGACGATCAAGCGCGTGCAGGGCGGGCGCGTGTCCAACTGGATCTGCGACCATCTTGGCGCGGGCGACACGGTCGAGGTGATGGCGCCGGCCGGCGTCTTCACGCCGCCCACGCTGCATGGCGATTTCCTGCTGCTGGCCGGCGGCAGCGGCATCACGCCGGTATTGTCGATCGCCAAGGCGGCGCTGCGCCACGGGCGCGGCGCGGTGACGCTGGTCTATGCCAACCGCGACGAGCGCTCCATCATCTTCGCCGAAACGATTGCGGCGCTGGCGCGCAGCCATCCGGGCCGGCTGCGCGTGGTCCACTGGCTGGACAGCGTGCAGGGGCCGCCGACGCAGCGCCAGCTGGAAGAACTGGTGAGGCCCTGGAGCCTGGCGGAATGCTTTGTGTGCGGCCCGGCCCCGTTCATGGACGCGGCCCAGGCTGCGCTGCAGGAACTCGGCGTGCCGCGCGGCAAGCTCCACGTGGAGCGCTTCCTGTCCCTGCCGGATGTGCCGGTGGCAATACCGCCAGCGCAACCAGCCGTGATGGATGCGGCCACCCCTGCGCCCGCCATGCGGGGCGCGGCACTGACCGTTGAGCTCGACGGCGCGACCCACCAGGTCAGCGTGACGCCGGACGAAACCGTGCTCGACGCCCTGCAGCGCGCCGGCGTGCCGGCGCCCAATTCCTGCCGCGCCGGGCTGTGCGGCGCCTGCATGTGCCAGGTGACGCGGGGCGACGTGTCGCTCGGCGAAAACCATGTGCTCGACCGCGCCGACCTGGAGGCTGGCTGGACCCTGGCTTGCCAGGCGCGCGCGGCGAGCGACGAGATCCACCTGAAGTTCCCGGACTGA
- a CDS encoding FAD-dependent oxidoreductase: MTQSTARMQPTEFDVVVVGSGAGGMLAACRAADRGLSVVVLEKSSQYGGTSAVSGGGIWIPMNHHIAPAGGADDYAKALEYVLACTGEHGDPQRIRAYLEHAPRMLQYLEQQAGVRYYTLPRYADYFQKEPGAMPGYRALDPMPFDGARLREEFDRLRPPSPGTLVGGRVAVTSGEAHALLCRSPGWFGLAVRQFARYWLDIGWRRKTRRDRRLTLGNSLAGGLRRAMMDRAIPLWLDTALQDLIVEDGAVRGVRALQGGRAVEIRASCGVILAAGGFERNQAMREQYLPQPTRSDWSATPPNNTGDAIRAGQAAGAGVALMSHVWGAPTVHVQGEEKQRALFIERAMPGCLVVNGLGRRFVNEAAPYSEFVPAMYRDHEKTGCSVPAWMVFDATFRHKYPCGPILPGSVMPDRSIPTDLSGILVRAGSLAELASQIGVDADGLADSVARMNRYAATGVDEEFGKGDNVFDTYYSDPTVRPNPCLAPIGKAPFYAVRLDAGDIGTKGGLVTDAGARVLREDGSAITGLFAIGNTSASMMGTSYPGAGSTLGPAMTFGFIAADLLSQRAPQPAAVPHAQTVQEAS; the protein is encoded by the coding sequence ATGACCCAGAGCACAGCGCGCATGCAGCCGACGGAGTTTGACGTGGTGGTGGTCGGCTCGGGCGCCGGCGGTATGCTGGCCGCCTGCCGCGCCGCCGACCGCGGGCTGTCGGTGGTGGTGCTGGAAAAGAGCAGCCAGTACGGCGGCACCTCGGCGGTGTCCGGCGGCGGCATCTGGATTCCGATGAACCACCATATCGCGCCGGCCGGCGGGGCGGACGACTATGCCAAGGCGCTCGAGTACGTGCTCGCCTGCACCGGCGAGCATGGCGACCCGCAGCGCATCCGCGCCTACCTCGAGCACGCGCCGCGCATGCTGCAGTACCTCGAGCAACAGGCCGGCGTGCGCTACTACACGCTGCCGCGCTACGCGGACTACTTCCAGAAGGAACCGGGCGCAATGCCCGGCTACCGCGCGCTTGACCCGATGCCGTTCGACGGCGCACGGCTGCGCGAGGAATTCGACCGGCTGCGTCCGCCGTCGCCAGGCACGCTGGTGGGCGGCCGCGTGGCCGTGACTTCGGGCGAGGCGCACGCATTGCTGTGCCGCTCACCCGGCTGGTTCGGCCTGGCGGTGCGCCAGTTCGCTCGCTACTGGCTGGACATTGGCTGGCGCCGCAAGACCCGGCGCGATCGCCGCCTCACGCTCGGCAACAGCCTGGCCGGCGGCCTGCGACGGGCGATGATGGACCGTGCGATTCCGCTGTGGCTCGATACCGCGCTGCAGGACCTGATCGTGGAAGACGGCGCGGTGCGCGGCGTGCGCGCGCTGCAGGGCGGGCGCGCGGTGGAGATCCGCGCATCATGTGGCGTGATCCTCGCCGCCGGCGGCTTCGAGCGCAACCAGGCCATGCGCGAGCAGTACCTGCCGCAGCCGACGAGGTCCGACTGGAGCGCCACGCCGCCGAACAATACCGGCGACGCCATCCGCGCCGGACAGGCTGCCGGCGCCGGCGTGGCATTGATGTCCCATGTCTGGGGCGCGCCCACGGTGCATGTGCAGGGTGAGGAGAAGCAGCGCGCGCTTTTCATCGAGCGCGCCATGCCGGGCTGCCTGGTGGTGAACGGGCTGGGCCGTCGCTTCGTCAACGAGGCCGCGCCGTATTCCGAGTTCGTGCCCGCCATGTATCGCGACCATGAAAAGACCGGCTGCAGCGTGCCGGCGTGGATGGTGTTCGACGCCACGTTCCGGCACAAGTATCCGTGCGGGCCGATCCTGCCGGGCTCGGTCATGCCGGACCGCAGCATTCCGACCGATCTGTCCGGCATCCTGGTGCGTGCCGGCTCGCTGGCCGAACTGGCAAGCCAGATCGGCGTCGATGCCGACGGGCTTGCCGACAGCGTCGCGCGCATGAACCGCTACGCCGCCACCGGCGTCGACGAAGAGTTCGGCAAGGGCGACAACGTCTTCGACACCTACTACAGCGACCCAACGGTGCGGCCGAACCCGTGCCTGGCCCCGATCGGCAAGGCGCCGTTCTATGCGGTGCGGCTCGACGCCGGCGATATCGGCACCAAGGGCGGCCTGGTGACCGACGCCGGCGCGCGCGTGCTGCGCGAGGACGGCAGCGCAATCACCGGGCTCTTCGCCATCGGCAATACCAGTGCCTCGATGATGGGCACCAGCTATCCCGGCGCGGGCTCTACCCTGGGCCCCGCCATGACCTTCGGCTTTATCGCGGCCGACCTGCTTTCGCAGCGCGCGCCGCAGCCGGCCGCCGTGCCCCACGCTCAAACCGTACAGGAGGCCTCATGA
- a CDS encoding LLM class flavin-dependent oxidoreductase, which produces MRFSLIYEAQTVDASRAGDHKVFDEIMEQVVLAEDMGFDVVWAVEHTALTNYAHMSAPETFLAFVAGRTQRIGIGHGVVCLPPAMNHPVKVAERIATLDILSGGRVHFGVGKGGTQQEAGTFGYDLNSLYPMIDESMYLIPKILTQDEIEHDGEFIKIPRRPIHPKPRQDPHPLMYLACTNADTLQRAGARGMGALVLGFGGPEDVAKKNEIYRSAWASRKAEDQVGFRPHQHLAALCPTIVLDDGLAARKIGIKGQRYFMESLSYWYAGGERPDPSKWDDEHVTATDAQGKAVINTRFASEKVSVDFSDPSMMMLNPNHAYGTVDDCIGYVQRLIDAGADEILFICQMGTVPQWAQLETIRNIGEHVIPHFRKQGRKLSAVA; this is translated from the coding sequence ATGCGTTTTTCGCTGATCTATGAAGCACAGACCGTCGATGCCTCGCGCGCCGGCGACCACAAGGTGTTCGATGAAATCATGGAACAGGTGGTGCTGGCCGAGGACATGGGCTTTGACGTGGTCTGGGCGGTCGAGCACACCGCGCTGACCAACTACGCGCATATGAGCGCGCCCGAAACGTTCCTGGCCTTCGTCGCCGGCCGCACGCAGCGCATCGGCATCGGCCACGGCGTGGTATGCCTGCCGCCCGCGATGAACCATCCGGTCAAGGTGGCCGAGCGCATCGCCACGCTCGACATCCTCTCCGGCGGCCGCGTGCACTTCGGCGTGGGCAAGGGCGGCACCCAGCAGGAGGCCGGCACCTTCGGCTACGACCTGAACAGCCTGTACCCGATGATCGACGAGTCGATGTACCTGATCCCGAAGATCCTGACGCAGGACGAGATCGAGCACGACGGCGAGTTCATCAAGATCCCGCGCCGTCCGATCCACCCGAAGCCGCGCCAGGACCCGCACCCGCTGATGTACCTGGCCTGCACCAATGCCGACACGCTGCAACGCGCCGGCGCGCGCGGCATGGGCGCGCTGGTGCTCGGCTTCGGCGGCCCCGAGGATGTCGCCAAGAAGAACGAGATTTACCGCAGCGCGTGGGCGAGCCGCAAGGCCGAGGACCAGGTCGGCTTCCGCCCGCACCAGCACCTGGCGGCACTGTGCCCGACCATCGTGCTCGACGATGGCCTGGCCGCGCGCAAGATCGGCATCAAGGGGCAGCGCTATTTCATGGAATCGCTGTCGTACTGGTACGCCGGCGGCGAGCGCCCCGACCCGTCGAAGTGGGACGACGAGCATGTCACCGCTACTGACGCGCAGGGCAAGGCCGTCATCAACACCAGGTTCGCATCCGAGAAGGTCTCGGTGGACTTCAGCGACCCGTCGATGATGATGCTGAACCCGAACCACGCCTACGGCACCGTGGATGACTGCATCGGCTACGTGCAGCGCCTGATCGACGCCGGTGCCGACGAGATCCTGTTCATCTGCCAGATGGGCACGGTGCCGCAATGGGCGCAGCTCGAAACCATCCGCAATATCGGCGAGCACGTGATTCCGCACTTCCGCAAGCAGGGCCGCAAGCTGAGCGCGGTGGCCTGA
- a CDS encoding SDR family NAD(P)-dependent oxidoreductase: MAANPRLQAAVITGAGGGIGRALAQALAAQGYALALADIDAEALEATRAALAAQGATVIAIPTDVSDARQIEHLCAESFLRLGHIDLLINNAGVLATGRCWELAPEVFERVLRVNLWSVLHALRCFVPRMAAQGSGHIVNIASMAGLAVGPWLAPYTLSKQGVVALSEGLALELQAAGMPVKVSVVCPGPVATSIAADLNGAGPEEVNQMNGALRGGIAAGLPPDEAARVILDGVAAGQFWILPHEQAVHAAMARAQGIAAGTPPAFSL, encoded by the coding sequence ATGGCGGCAAACCCGCGGCTGCAGGCCGCAGTAATCACCGGAGCGGGCGGCGGCATCGGCCGCGCGCTGGCACAGGCCCTGGCCGCGCAGGGATATGCGCTGGCGCTGGCGGATATCGACGCCGAAGCGCTCGAAGCGACGCGCGCGGCGCTTGCTGCCCAGGGGGCGACCGTGATCGCCATTCCTACCGATGTGTCCGACGCGCGGCAGATCGAGCACTTGTGCGCCGAGAGCTTCCTGCGCCTGGGCCATATCGACCTGCTCATCAACAACGCCGGCGTGCTCGCCACCGGCCGTTGCTGGGAACTGGCGCCGGAGGTGTTCGAGCGCGTGCTGCGCGTCAACCTGTGGAGCGTGCTGCACGCGCTGCGCTGCTTCGTGCCGCGCATGGCGGCGCAAGGCTCGGGTCATATCGTCAATATCGCGTCAATGGCCGGCCTGGCCGTCGGACCATGGCTGGCGCCCTACACGCTGTCCAAGCAGGGCGTGGTCGCACTGAGCGAAGGGCTGGCGCTGGAACTGCAGGCGGCCGGTATGCCGGTCAAGGTGTCCGTGGTCTGCCCCGGCCCGGTGGCCACCAGCATCGCGGCGGACCTGAACGGCGCCGGGCCGGAGGAAGTGAACCAGATGAACGGTGCGCTGCGCGGCGGCATCGCCGCCGGCCTGCCCCCTGACGAGGCCGCGCGCGTGATCCTGGATGGCGTGGCGGCCGGACAGTTCTGGATCCTGCCGCACGAGCAGGCCGTGCACGCGGCGATGGCGCGCGCGCAAGGCATTGCCGCCGGCACACCGCCGGCATTCTCGCTCTGA
- a CDS encoding SDR family oxidoreductase: MSRRTEGKIAIVTGAASGVGKEDALLLAREGARVVLTDLNEEAGHALAREIGETALFVQHDIASEAGWQQVMARTGQRFGAPNVLVNNAAILMLGTVEDTTLEQWQRVLRINADGYFLGCKYGVAAMKAGGGSIVNMSSVAALGGMGAFCAYSASKGAVAALTRAVAGHCKQSGYKVRCNSIHPDGIMTPMTAAFLPGGAAALPEEIGGAEPMQRMCHPRDVANLVLFLASDESRFVNGAELRIDNAQTIMGVA; the protein is encoded by the coding sequence ATGAGCCGACGTACTGAAGGCAAGATCGCGATCGTCACCGGGGCCGCCAGCGGCGTCGGCAAGGAAGATGCCCTGCTGCTGGCGCGCGAAGGCGCGCGCGTGGTGCTGACCGACCTCAACGAGGAAGCCGGCCACGCGCTGGCGCGCGAGATCGGCGAGACCGCGCTGTTCGTGCAGCACGACATTGCCAGCGAAGCCGGCTGGCAGCAGGTGATGGCGCGCACCGGGCAGCGCTTCGGCGCACCGAATGTGCTGGTCAACAATGCGGCCATCCTGATGCTCGGCACGGTCGAGGACACCACGCTGGAGCAATGGCAGCGCGTGCTGCGCATCAACGCCGACGGCTATTTCCTCGGCTGCAAGTACGGCGTTGCCGCGATGAAGGCGGGCGGCGGCAGCATCGTCAATATGTCGTCGGTGGCGGCGCTGGGCGGCATGGGCGCGTTCTGCGCCTACAGCGCCAGCAAGGGGGCGGTGGCCGCGCTTACGCGCGCGGTGGCGGGCCACTGCAAGCAGAGCGGCTACAAGGTGCGCTGCAATTCGATCCATCCGGACGGCATCATGACGCCGATGACCGCGGCCTTCCTGCCTGGCGGCGCCGCAGCCCTGCCCGAGGAAATCGGCGGCGCCGAGCCCATGCAGCGCATGTGCCATCCGCGCGACGTGGCCAACCTGGTGCTGTTCCTGGCCTCCGACGAATCGCGCTTCGTCAATGGCGCGGAACTGCGTATCGACAACGCGCAGACCATCATGGGCGTGGCCTGA
- a CDS encoding alpha/beta hydrolase produces the protein MPLDPQARAMLEAMAAMPRPDFTTLRAADYRAALAAMPGFAPGDAIAAQQDLTIEGADGPLPARLYRPDHRSDDSAGLPLVVYFHGGGFVLCGLDSHDNICRTLARRSGALVLSVDYRLAPEARFPAAAEDAVAAVRWSAAHAAQLGADPARIAVAGDSAGGNLAAVACQQLRGSGIALRHQLLLYPYLDCTDAATGSASYRACSEGYFLSAAELDWYRAQYLAHRADAADVRASPLHQRDLHGLPPATIITAEFDPLRDQGEAYGEALQRAGGSATVRRWPGQFHGFMSMQGAIDAASDALDATAAALRQAWSDNSSASRQEAA, from the coding sequence ATGCCGCTCGATCCCCAGGCCCGCGCCATGCTGGAGGCCATGGCCGCCATGCCCCGCCCCGACTTCACAACGCTGCGCGCCGCCGACTACCGCGCCGCGCTGGCGGCCATGCCTGGCTTCGCGCCCGGCGACGCCATCGCCGCGCAACAGGACCTCACCATCGAGGGTGCCGACGGGCCGCTGCCGGCCCGCCTTTACCGGCCCGACCATCGGTCCGATGACAGCGCGGGGCTGCCGCTGGTGGTCTATTTCCACGGCGGGGGCTTTGTCCTGTGCGGACTCGATTCGCACGACAACATCTGCCGCACCCTGGCGCGCCGCAGCGGTGCGCTGGTGCTGTCGGTGGACTACCGCCTGGCCCCCGAGGCACGCTTCCCGGCCGCCGCCGAAGACGCTGTCGCGGCCGTGCGCTGGTCCGCCGCGCATGCGGCGCAACTGGGCGCCGACCCGGCCCGGATCGCCGTGGCCGGCGACAGCGCCGGCGGCAACCTTGCCGCCGTGGCATGCCAACAACTGCGTGGCAGCGGCATCGCGCTGCGGCACCAGCTCTTGCTCTACCCCTACCTGGACTGCACCGACGCCGCCACCGGCAGCGCCAGCTATCGCGCATGCAGCGAGGGCTACTTCCTCAGCGCGGCGGAACTGGACTGGTACCGCGCCCAATACCTGGCCCATCGCGCGGACGCCGCCGACGTTCGCGCCAGCCCGCTGCACCAGCGCGACCTGCACGGCTTGCCGCCTGCCACCATCATCACCGCCGAATTCGACCCGCTGCGCGACCAGGGCGAAGCCTATGGCGAGGCCTTGCAGCGCGCCGGCGGCAGCGCCACCGTGCGGCGCTGGCCCGGCCAGTTCCATGGCTTCATGAGCATGCAGGGCGCAATCGACGCCGCGAGCGATGCGCTGGATGCGACGGCGGCGGCACTGCGCCAGGCCTGGAGTGACAACAGCAGTGCTAGCCGCCAGGAGGCAGCATGA
- a CDS encoding helix-turn-helix transcriptional regulator, whose amino-acid sequence MLMEVSHNQAAAHLFAQTTVSLSEFSALLGDIYQGPMEQVPWGKALEHIRRQLNANYATLILRSPATDRPGLMVNVSEHGGSTLAGETSYNNYYYALDPFIGLPSDRVVTIDEHLGPGVWCQSEIYQQFLKDVGIRYILGADLRTDDGVECRFRLCRNIDSPNFSTADKALCTALLPHLKRAVDLHSRIDVVESERTVYASAIDRMLVGMVILDESGTIIKTNAAADEILGARDGIRISKGGLDVEYGQENRKFQRLLRQAMMGHLGTTPALMEAMSITRPSGNARLGVLIRTIPLSEWSEDNRKRPACVVFIRDPERRSQASHDVVRQLFDFTPAETQLALQLANGLTLDEAADELGISKNTARAHLRAIFSKTGVTRQATLVRMLLSSVISLG is encoded by the coding sequence ATGCTGATGGAGGTTAGCCACAACCAGGCCGCCGCACACCTGTTCGCGCAAACGACGGTGTCGCTGTCGGAATTCAGCGCGCTGCTGGGCGACATCTACCAGGGCCCGATGGAGCAGGTGCCCTGGGGCAAGGCGCTGGAGCACATCCGCCGCCAGCTCAACGCCAACTACGCCACGCTGATCCTGCGTTCGCCGGCCACCGACCGGCCCGGGCTGATGGTCAATGTGTCCGAGCACGGGGGCTCGACGCTTGCGGGCGAGACCTCCTACAACAACTACTACTACGCGCTCGATCCCTTCATCGGCCTGCCGTCGGACCGCGTGGTGACGATCGACGAACACCTCGGGCCGGGCGTGTGGTGTCAGAGCGAGATCTACCAGCAGTTCCTGAAGGACGTTGGCATCCGCTACATCCTCGGTGCCGACCTGCGCACCGATGACGGCGTGGAATGCCGCTTCCGCCTGTGCCGCAATATCGACAGCCCGAATTTCTCCACCGCGGACAAGGCCTTGTGCACGGCGCTGCTGCCGCATCTGAAGCGCGCGGTGGATCTGCACTCGCGCATCGACGTGGTGGAATCGGAGCGCACCGTCTATGCCAGCGCCATCGACCGCATGCTGGTCGGCATGGTGATCCTCGACGAATCCGGCACCATCATCAAGACCAACGCCGCCGCCGACGAGATCCTTGGCGCCAGGGACGGCATCCGCATCTCCAAGGGCGGGCTGGACGTGGAATACGGCCAGGAGAACCGCAAGTTCCAGCGGCTGCTGCGCCAGGCGATGATGGGCCACCTGGGCACCACGCCGGCGCTGATGGAAGCGATGTCGATCACGCGCCCGTCGGGCAACGCCCGGCTGGGCGTGCTGATCCGCACGATCCCGCTCAGCGAGTGGTCGGAGGACAATCGCAAGCGTCCGGCGTGCGTGGTGTTTATCCGTGATCCGGAGCGGCGCTCGCAGGCTTCCCACGACGTGGTGCGCCAGCTGTTTGATTTCACGCCGGCGGAAACGCAGCTGGCGCTGCAGCTTGCCAATGGGCTTACGCTTGATGAAGCCGCTGATGAACTGGGCATCAGCAAGAACACGGCACGCGCGCATCTGCGGGCGATTTTCTCCAAGACTGGCGTGACCCGTCAGGCTACGTTGGTGCGGATGCTGTTGAGTAGTGTGATTTCGTTGGGATGA
- a CDS encoding flavin-dependent monooxygenase, with protein sequence MPHHNNPKDLAASLIARAEQMIPALAGRAGQAEAEGRIPAETIAEMQAAGFFKVLQPRRYGGYELDPQTFFRIQMALARGCMSTAWVYGVVGVHNWQLALFDERAQKEVWGNDPATLIASTYMPVGKVTPVEGGYRFSGHWKFSSGSELCDWIFLGGLVPPAEPGGAHDYRTFLLPRSDYKIVRNWDVLGLRATGSHDIVVDDVFVPDYRTHRAVDGAMGTSPGLAINDTPLYRLPFAQIFVRAVCTACIGALEGTLDDFIGYADGRVSSNGGSKTAEDGGAQLACANAQVAVDEMRAILERNFDELLAVAREGGQLPTPRRLHFRYQSSQVAERCAQLANGLLRYAGGNGIYRSNPMVRRFLDLHAARAHYANNLDRFGQNLGGVMMGRANTDFFI encoded by the coding sequence GTGCCTCACCACAACAACCCCAAGGACCTGGCCGCTAGCCTGATCGCGCGTGCCGAGCAGATGATTCCCGCGCTGGCCGGGCGCGCCGGACAGGCAGAAGCCGAAGGGCGCATCCCCGCCGAGACCATCGCCGAGATGCAGGCCGCGGGTTTCTTCAAGGTGCTGCAGCCGCGCCGCTACGGCGGCTACGAGCTGGACCCGCAGACCTTCTTCCGCATCCAGATGGCCCTGGCCAGGGGCTGCATGTCCACGGCCTGGGTCTACGGCGTGGTCGGCGTGCACAACTGGCAGCTCGCGCTGTTCGACGAACGCGCGCAGAAGGAGGTGTGGGGCAACGATCCCGCCACGCTGATCGCCTCGACCTATATGCCGGTCGGCAAGGTCACGCCGGTCGAAGGCGGCTACCGCTTCTCCGGCCACTGGAAGTTCTCCAGCGGCAGCGAGCTGTGCGACTGGATCTTCCTGGGCGGCCTGGTGCCGCCGGCCGAACCGGGCGGTGCCCATGACTACCGCACCTTCCTGCTGCCGCGCTCCGACTACAAGATCGTGCGCAACTGGGACGTACTGGGCCTGCGTGCCACCGGCAGCCACGACATCGTGGTCGATGACGTGTTCGTGCCGGACTACCGTACCCACCGCGCCGTCGATGGCGCCATGGGCACCAGCCCGGGCCTGGCGATCAACGACACGCCGCTGTACCGCCTGCCGTTCGCGCAGATCTTCGTGCGCGCCGTGTGCACCGCGTGCATCGGCGCGCTGGAAGGCACGCTCGACGATTTCATCGGCTACGCCGACGGCCGCGTCAGCAGCAACGGCGGCAGCAAGACCGCGGAGGACGGCGGCGCGCAACTGGCCTGCGCCAATGCGCAGGTGGCCGTCGACGAGATGCGCGCCATCCTCGAACGCAACTTCGACGAACTGCTCGCCGTCGCGCGCGAAGGCGGCCAACTGCCGACGCCGCGCCGCCTGCATTTCCGTTACCAGTCGTCGCAGGTGGCCGAACGCTGCGCGCAGCTTGCGAACGGCCTGCTGCGCTACGCCGGCGGCAACGGCATCTACCGCAGCAACCCGATGGTGCGCCGCTTCCTGGACCTGCACGCCGCACGTGCCCACTACGCCAACAACCTGGACCGCTTCGGCCAGAACCTTGGCGGCGTGATGATGGGTCGCGCCAACACCGACTTCTTCATCTGA
- a CDS encoding VOC family protein — protein sequence MQARLLLYPVADIDTALPFFTEGLGLPVKFRDGDRYCALDAGALTLALVAGEERLVEQPALAFRVGEGQEIDAAIARLVDAGATVTMPAAPGPHETRAVLQTPQGFALVLSGKR from the coding sequence ATGCAAGCCAGACTATTGCTTTACCCCGTCGCGGATATCGACACCGCGCTGCCGTTTTTCACCGAAGGGCTCGGGCTGCCTGTGAAGTTTCGCGACGGCGACCGCTATTGCGCGCTCGATGCGGGGGCTTTGACGCTGGCGCTTGTGGCCGGCGAAGAGAGACTGGTGGAGCAGCCGGCGCTGGCGTTCAGGGTGGGGGAAGGACAGGAGATCGACGCAGCCATTGCGCGGCTGGTGGATGCGGGTGCCACCGTGACGATGCCTGCGGCGCCGGGTCCGCATGAGACGCGCGCGGTGCTGCAGACCCCGCAGGGTTTTGCACTGGTGCTCAGCGGGAAGCGTTGA